The segment tttcactgagaGCTGTACTTCTTTCTTGATTGTTTTACGCGACAAGCCCTCCCAGAGCAAGCAGTACGGCGGCGGGACGAGCCGGGCTGCCGGCAGCGGCGGGTGTGGGACCGCTCGGCCCCGGCTCCCTCAGCCGCCGTGTGACACCGAGCCCCACACGGCACAGGGACCGCCGCGACCCGTGGGACGGCTGCTTGTGCGGCTCCGCCCGCAGCAcagcggggccggggcaggCAGAAAGGGACAGGGTCCGCTCCCAAGAGGAATCCCGGCCTCGCTCCCCCCTCACCTCCCGGCCCGGAGGGGAATGAGGCAGCGCTCCAGCCGCCACCGCCGGCGGTTGCCACGGCAACCAAACGCCAACAGCGTGAGGGAGGGGATCGATCCCGCTGCGCCCAACCAGCGCCGGGAGGAGAGCGGAGGCGGGAATAGGGCCGCGGCTGCGTGCCAGAGGTGCCTCCCGCCTCCCCTCAGCGCGGCAAGACGTGCGGCGCACCTCAGAGCCTCCAGAAGAGCCCGTCGCAACCGGAGGCCCTCGCAGGAAAAGCTTTGAAGCTTGTTAAAACAAACGGGTGGTGAATAGCACCGCTGCGAAGAACTCAGCGTCTCGTTGGTATTGTGGTAACGTGGTGTGCCCTGGAGTGTAGGTGCAGGCTTCACACCTCGTGTGCCCCCTGTCTTGTGGTGTGCCTGCAGTGCCAAGTCCTGGCGACAGCAAAGCTACAGCTTGTACGTTTTATCCATCTTTTTGATACCCTTTTAGATGAATGAGTTAATTGCTGATGGGAAGGGGGCTGCGCTGCTATCCACAGTgacctcagcagcagcctcatGAAGTCTAAGTCCTGGAGTGgggaggagcagccccaggaCAGGTGGGGCAAagctcttctgtgctgtgcaggtgatggagcactggcacaggggCAGCTGTGAAGTCTCCTCTATGGAAATATCTagaagctgcctggatgtggtcCTGGACGCTCTGCTTGAGCCAGTGACCTCCAGAGATGCCTTCCAATGTCgaccagtctgtgattctgggaATTAGGCACGtgagtagaatcatagaatccttagggTAGAAATGGTCTGGATGGCCTCTGAAggcctctgaaggccatctagtccaactcccttgcaatgaacagggacatcacGGCCAGATcatgttgcccagggcctgatccaccCTCACCTTTtaagtctccagggatggggcatcaaccataTCACTGGGTAACCTgatccagtgcctcaccaccctaactgcaaaagactttttccttatatctaacctaaatctaccccccctaagcttgaagccatttcgCCTTGTTCTATTGCCACAGGTCCTTCTGAAgagtttgtccccttctttcctgtagccccctgttagatactgaaaggctgctatcaggtcacctcacagtcttctccaggctgaagagtcccagctctctcagcctgtcctcataggaaaggtgatccatcccttggatcatttttgtggccctcctctggacatgctccatcagctccacatctcttctgtactgaggactccacatctggacattTGAGTAACATCACATCTGAGTAACTCAGTGTAAGTCAATAAAACATATGTTTGCTATGTGCTTGCTGCATTGGAACACAGAAGTGCATCAGTTGAAGTCAGTGACAAAACACACTGCTTCCAATGAAACCAAGATtaggatttttatttctctgacaAGAAGAATGACAACGTTGTAAAGAGCAATCGCGTTATGCTTTGACCTTTGTTAGAAATGCATATAAGGTATAAAGAATCCCCTACTTCCAACCTGGGATTTCCTATATCTTTCTGAGGATACAGATCATAAGATGTTCTTCTTTCAGCAATGGAATCCAAACCACGTATGCCCTCGAGCTGCTTGTTCTGAGAAAAGTTTCTGTccaaaaaaagtattttaatattacGAAAGTTAATTTTGGACTTAGTCTATTCTCCCTCACGACTGTAGATTCTGCAGGTGTCCAGGGCTGTCTGTTGGTAATTTGatttaaaggcagaaaaaaagctaGGAGAAGTTTCAGAGAAAGTATTTATTCATTAAGATTTGAAATAGGATTCTCATCTAGTGGCACAGAGCATTAAACAATCATCTGTGTACTCTCCAGTGTGGCAGTAATTTGGCTGAGTACAAATAGTCCTTGTCTTCAAATCTGCTCTTGGAAATACCTGTACAAAAACACTGGTGGCTATATTTCTTACAACTCTAGATTGGAACATTGAACGGACATTTATTTCTAAGGACATAAAACACCTTAAGAGCCTCCTTTGCATAAACACTAGTGTGCATTCTGCACAGTGCTATTTCTGTGTACATGAATTACACGTAGGGGTATGTCATACAACGATTCAGACAAAtaatcttaaaaaatatttaacactTCTAACTGTAAAACATTACATTCAAGCCTAACTACTTCTGATAAACTCTTTCATTGTCGGGTTTCAAACTTTTATTCACTAACAGGTAAACCTTCTCCCGAGCACCTTACCTTCCTCCTTTGTAGTTAGAGCTACGTGAAATGCGGTCAACACAGCTGCCTCAGTATAGCTGTTTTAATGcataaaatatctgaaataattcatttttttccactgaatttaaacatacattttgcattttttattttcaggggTAGCAAATATAAGGTTCACAAAAACGTAGGCTTTAATTTCAATAGATTTGTAGAGAGCTGTACTGAAAtgtctttctttgaaaaataaagctatcATCTGTTCAGTCTGACATTTTTTCAGCCTAGTTTCTTATGATAATGGTACTTACACGTCCTTGTTGTGTCTGCCTGTATACACAGCCCTCATCAACCCATGATCTGGCTGCCAGAGGgacagcaggagcagtgcagggGGCATTACAGATGTGGGGAAAGACCTCCAGGTATGACCAACTACTTAGTTACAGTCATCAGGGAGTAAAATGCTACTGGTAAGGCAtcattattttctgctgctcacaAATAATAATTCTGGTAAACACATAGTTTTCTCAGTAATAAAGTTTTGTCTTCATGTCCAGTTCTGAAATGGGTGTATTCTGCTATAACTCGTTGATATTTCTGTTCTGGAAGTGGTTCAGTTGAGACACCTACCTGGAATAATTACTTAGATAAAGCCATAACCTTGTGTACAGTGTTTCATGTCCTTGGACTCGTTCTGTTGCATGACAACTACTTGATGACAACTGGattcttgattttatttaagCAGGATCTCTTGCATGCATTCTTGCAGAGATTGTGCATTCAAAGCTAAggtcatttttcttccctgcattGGCCATGTTTGAGCAGCACTGCATTGGAGTTCTTTCCCTGCAGTGCATTCTGCTAAGCATCCTTCCAGCGAGGGTTACCTGATCTTCACCAGAGAGTTGTCAGTGCTTggctttattcctttttctatATAACTTCTGTTTGCGATTTGATTAACACTTTTGCCGATACTGACTGCTGCTATCAATAGAACTGTGTGAGCCTaagcaaaagcagagctgtgacaGGAAATCCCTGAAGTGACTAAAGGAAATAGGTAACAGGCTCGCTGGTACAGAAGTTTCCAAAATGATTTCTGCAATTAAAACAGGTACAACACCAGAGAAAGCCTCAAGACCAATATGGATAATTATTATTACACAACTTTAAGGTCTATTATTACTACAAAACTATTACCATCATTATTGGCTTTTTTGACCTTGACCTACGAAGTCCTTGCCTGTAAGACTGAgcacagagatttaaaaatattttccccacGTGACACAAGAAGAATCCATCTATGCAGTATCTATATAGAGAGACCAAGAAGTGAAATATCCTCTGTGCACTTCCCGGCATTAAAATCTATTACAGCCTGAAAGTAAAAGTGAAGCTATTGGAAAACTATATGCTCGTTATAAATGTCTTGATGGTGTTTATAATGGGTCTTCAATAACATTGCATTTTACCTCCAGAAGAGACTACAATGTTGATTCAGTCTCCAAAGGTGAGTGAGAGTAAAAATTCAGAACATACTTTTACAGTTCTCACCATAGAGAGAATAGCCATGAATCGCGCTGCCGCTTATCACCAGCCAGAGCTGTAGAAGACAACAGCTTTCCATGTAGTGTTGTGAAGTTTGATACATGCACCAGAAAGTGAAAGTAATATGCTGCTAATACTCAGCAGTCAGAAGGTGTACCGGCCTCAGCATTACTTTGTCAAACACTGCATAGAGGGTGAATGTGAGTATTCACGTGGCCATTCGTTGTTCTTAGATAGCTTTAAGTATTATTTACCCATTGCTTGTCCCTGGCTTTCACACAAGGATTTGTTAAAC is part of the Gallus gallus isolate bGalGal1 chromosome 2, bGalGal1.mat.broiler.GRCg7b, whole genome shotgun sequence genome and harbors:
- the LOC121112089 gene encoding uncharacterized protein LOC121112089 codes for the protein MRSVVSRTMAAQQAEPRFPSDCRTAALGQTGWTFVPTKQRAKCRAAQTQLMCVFQVWCFSMGTEAPEQCCFVGSWGKVTMKAVRSEGTPLLAKQGCFSFYLYFFFNKSRRRQKARRTLFLFTESCTSFLIVLRDKPSQSKQYGGGTSRAAGSGGCGTARPRLPQPPCDTEPHTAQGPPRPVGRLLVRLRPQHSGAGAGRKGQGPLPRGIPASLPPHLPARRGMRQRSSRHRRRLPRQPNANSVREGIDPAAPNQRREESGGGNRAAAACQRCLPPPLSAARRAAHLRASRRARRNRRPSQEKL